The proteins below come from a single Chrysoperla carnea chromosome 1, inChrCarn1.1, whole genome shotgun sequence genomic window:
- the LOC123304475 gene encoding protein yellow-like: MFKVQNLLIIWLWLCTKLFTNAFKFNEILSSKMVEFQWPDMETRARAEMNGLYIPGHNVPLGLDRWNDKLFITVPRWKNGGASSLNYVDLKRIGENKSLPLIPYPNWDANTLPTDDNINPSKIINTFRVKVDECDRLWIMDAGKTDVFSEKPALFLPPGIVIYDLKTDQFIRRHHFDEKDVKDESFFTNIVIDTDKDNCDQAFAYITDPNAQGLMVYSYAADDSWRVEHHFFHFDPLNGDFNVGGVNFQWSDGVFGLALSPKNADGYRTIYFHPTASTKEFTVSTEVLQNKTAALSEEKYYQFKFIGERGMNTHSSTSVMDPYSGVIFYSQIQRDGIACWNTKRPLNPESFHLIIHNPQTMVFANEVKIDQDNNIWMMSNRMPQFLYKQLNFDDINFRIFMSPVNDILTDSPCV, translated from the exons ATgttcaaagtacaaaatttacttataatatGGCTGTGGCTGTGTACAAAACTTTTCACAAATgcatttaaattcaatgaaatattGTCATCGAAAATGGTCGAATTTCAATGGCCTGATATGGAAACACGTGCGAGGGCTGAAATGAATGGATTGTATATACCAGGACATAATGTTCCATTAGGATTGGATCGTTggaatgataaattgtttattaccGTTCCCAG atgGAAGAATGGTGGAGCATCTTCTCTAAATTATGTAGATTTGAAACGAATTGGAGAAAATAAATCACTTCCATTAATTCCATATCCAAATTGGGATGCAAATACATTACCCACAGATGACAATATTAATcctagtaaaataattaacacaTTCCGAGTTAAAGTCGATGAATGTGATCGATTATGGATCATGGATGCCGGAAAGACTGATGTATTTTCTGAGAAGCCAGCATTATTTTTACCACCTGGAATTGTTATTTACGATTTGAAAACGGATCAATTTATTCGCCGACATCATTTTGATGAAAAAGATGTTAAGGATGAGTCGTTTTTCACGAATATT GTTATTGATACAGATAAGGATAACTGCGATCAAGCTTTTGCGTATATTACTGATCCAAATGCACAAGGATTAATGGTGTACAGTTATGCTGCAGATGATTCATGGCGTGTCGAACATCATTTCTTCCATTTTGATCCATTAAATGGTGATTTTAATGTTGGTGGTGTTAATTTCCAGTGGTCTGATGGTGTTTTTGGTTTAGCTTTATCGCCAAAGAATGCCGATGG TTATCGGACAATATATTTCCATCCAACAGCTAGTACCAAAGAATTTACAGTTTCAACAGaagtattacaaaataaaactgcGGCCCTgtcggaagaaaaatattaccaattcaag TTTATTGGTGAACGTGGAATGAATACTCATTCATCAACTAGTGTCATGGATCCATACTCTggtgtaatattttattcacaaattcAACGTGATGGTATTGCATGTTGGAATACAAAAAGACCATTAAATCCGGAAAGTTTCCATTTGATTATACATAATCCGCAAACTATGGTATTTGCTAATGAAGTTAAG attgaCCAAGATAACAATATTTGGATGATGTCAAATCGTATGCCACAATTCTTgtacaaacaattaaattttgatgacatTAATTTCCGTATATTTATGTCACCTGTAAATGATATTTTGACTGATTCTCCATGCGTATAA